In Cryptomeria japonica chromosome 10, Sugi_1.0, whole genome shotgun sequence, a genomic segment contains:
- the LOC131046625 gene encoding pentatricopeptide repeat-containing protein At2g20540 — protein MQRMVYNNGQNVFFAKTLKTSMSMKSKSLTQAADAAAFELQDGDEVNDIDMSSMHKEMRLKDEVSSTIISVNFDACASHLKVCANEKATRKGKQVHAHMLKCGVEINHNVFLAANLVNMYANSGSVLDARKVFDGMSNPSTFARNAIIRGLVTHGNCEEGLIFYYQTEARGLLPDKFTFPFVIKACSSLQALRHGKEIHNRIIKVGLDVDLFVGSALVDMYSKCGIMTSARQLFDKMPQRDVVLWTALVAGYAQNGSCDEAMMLFCQMEDKNLKPNTITWNAIIAGYAQHGPYGEVLNQLRQMQLAGMTPDMVTVVSVLPACAHLAALQKGREIHDYIIRRGFEADVFVMSALIDMYAKCGIIKIARHLFDKMERRDVVSWNAMIVAYGMHGHCEDALLLFNQMQQQQIKPTHVTFVSVLSACSHAGLVDEGFKWFNCMIRDYNITPGLEHYACMVDLLGRAGRLDEAHEFIKNMPIEPGIDLWGALLGASRIHGNVELGESAAEHIFQLDSDDAGYYVMLSNIYAEAGRWDGVAKVRLLLKGRRLKKRPGCSWIEVNNRVQEFCLLTRMRRKLFMVTVRDFALLLGLQEDALECSLDHQKLLFL, from the exons ATGCAGAGGATGGTGTATAATAATGGCCAAAATGTCTTCTTCGCGAAAACCTTAAAAACTAGCATGTCCATGAAATCAAAATCACTCACACAAGCAGCAGATGCTGCAGCATTTGAATTACAAGATGGTGATGAAGTGAATGACATTGATATGAGCTCAATGCACAAGGAAATGCGATTGAAGGACGAGGTAAGTTCCACAATCATCTCTGTCAATTTTGATGCCTGTGCCTCTCACTTGAAGGTGTGCGCTAATGAAAAAGCAACAAGAAAAGGCAAACAAGTTCACGCCCACATGTTAAAATGCGGGGTTGAAATTAATCATAATGTGTTCTTAGCTGCTAATCTTGTGAACATGTATGCCAATTCTGGTAGTGTTTTGGATGCTCGCAAAGTATTTGACGGAATGTCCAACCCAAGTACTTTCGCAAGGAATGCCATAATTAGAGGACTGGTCACTCATGGAAACTGTGAGGAAGGCCTTATTTTTTATTATCAGACGGAGGCACGTGGTTTGCTGCCTGATAAATTCACCTTTCCCTTTGTTATTAAGGCTTGTTCGTCCTTGCAAGCTCTTAGGCACGGCAAGGAGATTCATAATCGTATAATTAAGGTAGGGTTGGACGTGGATTTATTTGTGGGCAGTGCTCTTGTGGACATGTATTCGAAATGCGGGATTATGACTTCTGCACgccaactatttgacaaaatgcctcaaagagacgTGGTCTTATGGACTGCATTGGTTGCTGGTTATGCTCAGAATGGGAGCTGTGACGAGGCTATGATGTTGTTCTGTCAAATGGAAGATAAAAACTTAAAACCTAATACCATCACTTGGAATGCAATAATTGCTGGCTATGCCCAACACGGACCTTATGGCGAGGTCTTGAATCAATTGCGTCAGATGCAACTGGCAGGTATGACTCCAGATATGGTTACGGTTGTTAGTGTGCTGCCTGCGTGTGCCCACTTAGCAGCTCTACAGAAAGGTAGAGAGATCCATGACTATATTATTAGAAGGGGATTCGAGGCTGATGTTTTTGTTATGAGTGCTCTTATAGACATGTATGCTAAGTGTGGAATTATTAAGATTGCCCGGCATCTGTTTGACAAGATGGAAAGAAgagatgtggtctcatggaatgcaatgattgttgCTTATGGGATGCATGGGCATTGTGAAGATGCTCTCTTGCTCTTCAATCAGATGCAGCAACAACAAATCAAGCCAACCCATGTAACCTTTGTTAGCGTTCTTTCTGCTTGCAGCCATGCTGGCTTAGTAGATGAAGGTTTTAAATGGTTCAATTGCATGATCCGAGATTATAACATTACACCTGGATTGGAACACTATGCTtgcatggttgaccttcttggtcgTGCAGGCCGTCTTGATGAAgctcatgaatttatcaaaaacatgcCAATTGAGCCTGGCATTGATTTGTGGGGAGCATTGCTTGGTGCCAGCAGAATTCATGGCAATGTAGAATTGGGAGAAAGTGCAGCAGAACATATTTTTCAATTAGATTCTGATGATGCAGGATATTATGTTATGCTTTCAAACATTTATGCTGAAGCTGGTAGGTGGGATGGTGTGGCAAAGGTCAGATTACTCCTCAAAGGGCGAAGATTGAAAAAGAGACCAGGTTGCAGTTGGATTGAAGTCAACAACAGAGTTCAGGAATTTTG TTTGTTGACAAGAATGAGAAGGAAGCTATTCATGGTCACGGTGAGAGACTTTGCATTGCTTTTGGGTTTACAAGAAGATGCCTTGGAATGCTCTCTGGATCATCAAAAACTTTTGTTTCTGTGA